The Ferrimicrobium sp. sequence TTGGCCTAAGCCCTGGAGTACCCCCGTAATATAGACCCCAATACCGCCCGATACGGGTCTGGCAAGCTGATCCACCAGCAACAGTCCTGAACTCGTCATCGTAGGACCCTTGCGTACAATGCTGCCATCTGCTCCCCACTTCGATCCCAAGAAAAGCGTGCTGCTCGGCTGTGTCCCCGCTCAATCAACGATTCACGGAGCTCTTTGTCCTCGATCACCCTGATGAGGGCAGATGCCAGTTCATCGGCAGAACGCGGCGCAACCGTGATCGCCCCATCACCAACGACCTCTGTGATGGCGCCAGCAGTCGTTGTGACCACAGGAGTACCCACGCTCATCGCCTCCAGTGGCGGCAACCCAAAACCCTCATACAGGCTTGGGTACGCAAAGACTTGGGCATTGCGGAGCAACCATGAACGCGCATCCTCCGAAACATAACCCGGCAACAAGATCCGTTCGGCCAAGACTGACGCCCCCAGATTGGCGAGCAACTCATCCAAGCCCCAGCCAGACTGCCCCGTCAGCACGAGGCGAAGATCCGGGTAGCGCGGAGCAAGCTCGGCGAAGGCCTGAACGAGATATCTTAAGCCTTTTCGCGGCTCAAGCGTCGATAAAGCGAGGATGTACGGGTGTCCCGCCAACTCCGTGGCGATGGGTGGAATCGATGGTTGTGCGCGAAGTGGTGTCACGCCATGCCCGATCGCAACAACGCGATCGGGCGCAATACCGAAGTAATCCAGTACCTGTCCACGCACGAACTCGGAGGGCGTGTGCACAAACGATCCTGACTCGACCGCGTGGCGCACCAACGTCGGAAACACGAGCACCTCTGGGCGACAGAGATGTGGATAGAGAAGTGGAGCCAAATCATGGACGGTCACGATCGTTGCTTTGCCCCGTACAGGAGGGACCACAAAGTTGGTTCCATGGATGACATCAAACCCACGAAAGAGGCCCCGAAGGTCTGGCCGATACCACCGCTGCCACGAAGCGAGCAGCGGTCGTGCGGGGAGCGCAAGGTTCAAGTAGGCAACCCCGGTCGGCAAGGCCTGCCGAAGTTGGCCGTGCCGACGGAGCGAGACCATAAAACCTGCTGCTTCGACGTGAGACCCCACTGACTCCGCCATGTGATAAGCGAACTCTCCGATACCACTACGCTGTCCTACGATCGCTGTGAGCTCAATTGCTACTCGGACGACCTACCTCCACGTCTTCACGGACCGGCTCCCAAACACAGAGGAGCGCTGTCACGAACCCATCCCTATCGAACAACAACGCTAGTAGCGATTGACCCAGGCGGTTCCCTTCATCGTCGATCGCGCAGCGAGGTGCCCAATTACCCCTTGGTCGATCGATAGAATGGGCGTCGAGTGACCAAGTGGTGTACGTTGAGGCTTGGGCAAAGCGTTAAGGAGATCGAGAGTTTTGATTGCGGTACTCGCCGGTGGAGTTGGAGCTGCCAAGTTTTTACGAGGTCTCACCAATGCCGGGCTCCAAGAGGAGATTGTCGCGATCGTCAACACTGGTGACGACTGGGTGCACTATGGTCTCCACATCTCCCCGGACCTCGACACCATCGTCTACACACTGGCTAATCTCGTGAATCCGGAGACTGGTTGGGGTCTCCAAGATGAGAGCTTTCACGCCCGGGCCTCGCTGCAGCGCCTCGGAGATGATCCGTGGTTTACCCTTGGAGACCGCGACATTGGTCTCCACATGTTTCGAACACAGCGACTCGCTGAGGGCGCCAGTCTCACCCAAGTCACCGCGGAGATCGTCC is a genomic window containing:
- a CDS encoding glycosyltransferase family 1 protein, with translation MGSHVEAAGFMVSLRRHGQLRQALPTGVAYLNLALPARPLLASWQRWYRPDLRGLFRGFDVIHGTNFVVPPVRGKATIVTVHDLAPLLYPHLCRPEVLVFPTLVRHAVESGSFVHTPSEFVRGQVLDYFGIAPDRVVAIGHGVTPLRAQPSIPPIATELAGHPYILALSTLEPRKGLRYLVQAFAELAPRYPDLRLVLTGQSGWGLDELLANLGASVLAERILLPGYVSEDARSWLLRNAQVFAYPSLYEGFGLPPLEAMSVGTPVVTTTAGAITEVVGDGAITVAPRSADELASALIRVIEDKELRESLIERGHSRAARFSWDRSGEQMAALYARVLR